DNA sequence from the Oxalobacteraceae sp. CFBP 8761 genome:
GCCAGACAGCGCTGCGGTCGCGCCCATCCACGTCATCTTCTGGCGCTGGGCATCCATCTTGGCGATGAGCTGCGCATTCTGGTCGGCCAGATTGGCGATAATCTCGGACGCCGAACGCATCTGGTTACGCAGATCGGTGATTTCGGCATCATTGCGCTCGACGCTGCGGATCAGGATATCGAACACGTCTTCTTCTTGCCCTGCCATCCCGGGCGCCACGCCCATTGGCTCGTCGGGCATGCCCTGCCGGTTGCGGTTGACCGTGTCCCACAGCCGCCGCGCGCCATTTGCCACCTGCGGCGCTGCGCTGATGACGTCGCTCCAGGGAACCGTTCTCAATACTGTCCACCAACCTGCTGCCATACCTGCTCCTCATCAATCGTTGTATTCCTGAGCATACCATTGCGGCGTGCTGCGGCCAAATGCCACACGCGTCGCGCGTCGGCAAACGCAGTGCGACGCGCCCGGCCGCGTTGCGCTACCATGATTTCCATGTGTGGACGACTTGACCAAAGCCAAACGGCCCGTTACTACGCCAGCGTCATCGGCTGGCTCGACGCCGTGTATGACAGCGAATCCGAACCGGCCTATAACGTGCCACCGGGCACCTATCGCCCTGTGCTGCATCTGCAGGACGGTGAACGGCGCGTGGACGACGTGTACTGGAGCTACCAGGCGCGCTGGGCCAAGGGCAAGGTCCCGGTGACCATCAACGCGCGTATGGACAAGCTGGACAACCGCTACTGGCGCGGCCTGCTCAAATCAGGGCGCGCGCTCGTGCCTGCTTCGGGCTGGTACGAGTGGACGGGCGAAAAAGGCAGCAAGCAGCCGTGGCATATCCACCGCAAGGATGGCGCGCCGCTGTTCATGCTGGCGCTGGCGAACTTTGGCAGTTTCACCGAAAACCGCGCCGAAGCCGGCTTTGTCATCGTGACCGACGATGCCTCCGGCGGCATGCTCGATATCCACGACCGGCGGCCGGTGGTGCTGGACGCGCAGGACGCCGAGCGCTGGCTCGATCCGGCGCTGTCGAGCGAAGAGGCATTGGCGCTGGCCCGCTCGGCCGCCCTGCCCCCGGACGCGTTTGCCTGGCACGAAGTCAGCACGCAGGTCAATCGCGCCGGCGCCGGTGGACCTGAGGTGGCGCAACCCATCGACAGCGACGCCTGAGCCATCCCGCCGCACAGTCCGGCGGTATGAATATCCTGGAACCCGTCAGTTGTCTGATCTGGATCGAACCCGGGATGCAACCAAACGTCGTGTTCGCCAGTCTTACCGGATTGCTACCACACGTGAGGTGAATCCATGGGCGAATACATGCAAATCCGGGGCCTGCTGCAAGAGGGTGAAGAATACGCTGGTCTCATCCTGGGCAAAGACGACCCCGACTACCACCTGGTCTTGCTGCCAGGCGACAGCGCCGACGTCAGCTGGCCCACGGCCGCCGACTGGGCCGCCAGCCAGGGCGGCGCCCTGCCCACGCGGCGCGAGCTGGCGCTGCTGTTTGCGAATCTGCGTGAATCATTCCAGCGCGACTGGTACTGGTCCAGCGAGCCGCACGCCACGCGCGCCCAGCTGGTCTGGGGGCAGAATTTCGCCAGTGGCATCCAGACCATCTACGGCCGGCCGTACCGCGGGCATGCGCGCGCGGTGCGGCGGATCAGTACGGCGGCCTGAACCGCGGGCTGAACCGAGGACTGACCTGCAACCTGACCCGCGTCACGGCGCCGGCACGCTGGAGCGGCCGATTGGCTGCTCCATATTGGCCAGATACCAGGCCGTGGCCGCCATCAGCGCGACGTTGCGGCGCAGGCTGTCGGGATCGACCTTGTCCAGCGTATCGGCCGGCGTGTGGTGGATGTCGAAATAGTTCGCCGTGTCGACGATCGGCGCGAAGCTTGGCACGCCTGCGCGTTCCAGGCCGGCCAGGTCGCCCGTCGCCAGCACGTCCTGGCGCTGGAACACGCCGGCGCCGATCGGCTGCAGGGCCGCTTGCAGGGGCGCGAACAGCTTGACCGACTGCGGCGTGACGCTGGCGCGCAGGCCGAACGGGCGGCCAACGCCATTGTCACTTT
Encoded proteins:
- a CDS encoding SOS response-associated peptidase; the protein is MCGRLDQSQTARYYASVIGWLDAVYDSESEPAYNVPPGTYRPVLHLQDGERRVDDVYWSYQARWAKGKVPVTINARMDKLDNRYWRGLLKSGRALVPASGWYEWTGEKGSKQPWHIHRKDGAPLFMLALANFGSFTENRAEAGFVIVTDDASGGMLDIHDRRPVVLDAQDAERWLDPALSSEEALALARSAALPPDAFAWHEVSTQVNRAGAGGPEVAQPIDSDA
- a CDS encoding DUF1566 domain-containing protein, whose amino-acid sequence is MGEYMQIRGLLQEGEEYAGLILGKDDPDYHLVLLPGDSADVSWPTAADWAASQGGALPTRRELALLFANLRESFQRDWYWSSEPHATRAQLVWGQNFASGIQTIYGRPYRGHARAVRRISTAA